In a single window of the Tribolium castaneum strain GA2 chromosome 8, icTriCast1.1, whole genome shotgun sequence genome:
- the LOC135266941 gene encoding histone H4 — MTGRGKGGKGLGKGGAKRHRKVLRDNIQGITKPAIRRLARRGGVKRISGLIYEETRGVLKVFLENVIRDAVTYTEHAKRKTVTAMDVVYALKRQGRTLYGFGG; from the coding sequence atgaccggtcgtggcaaaggtggaaagggattgggaaaaggtggagcaaaacgtcatcgtaaagttttacgtgataacatccagggcatcacgaagcccgcgatcagaagattggcacgtcgtggaggagtgaaacgtatctccggtctcatttacgaagaaaccagaggtgtcctgaaggtattcctcgaaaacgtcattcgtgatgccgtcacctacaccgaacacgcaaaacgtaaaaccgtcaccgccatggatgtcgtttacgctttgaagcgtcaagggcgtacactttacggttttggcggttaa